In Neomonachus schauinslandi chromosome 6, ASM220157v2, whole genome shotgun sequence, a genomic segment contains:
- the CHRNB2 gene encoding neuronal acetylcholine receptor subunit beta-2 has protein sequence MALRSSPAALLLGFGLLGLRAGVSGTDTEERLVEHLLDPSRYNKLIRPATNGSELVTVQLMVSLAQLISVHEREQIMTTNVWLTQEWEDYRLTWKPEEFDNMKKVRLPSKHIWLPDVVLYNNADGMYEVSFYSNAVVSYDGSIFWLPPAIYKSACKIEVKHFPFDQQNCTMKFRSWTYDRTEIDLVLKSDVASLDDFTPSGEWDIVALPGRRNENPDDSTYVDITYDFIIRRKPLFYTINLIIPCVLITSLAILVFYLPSDCGEKMTLCISVLLALTVFLLLISKIVPPTSLDVPLVGKYLMFTMVLVTFSIVTSVCVLNVHHRSPSTHTMAPWVKVVFLEWLPALLFMRQPRPRCARQGLRLRRRQHEREAGALLFREARGEPRSGPARGGAGAGGCGLRAAVDGVRFIADHVRSEDDDQSVSEDWKYVAMVIDRLFLWIFVFVCVFGTIGMFLQPLFQNYSTAPFLHADHSAPSSK, from the exons ATGGCCCTGCGCTCCAGCCCCGCAGCGCTGCTGCTGGGCTTCGGCCTCCTCGGGCTGCGCGCCG GAGTCTCAGGTACTGACACGGAGGAGCGGCTGGTAGAGCATCTCCTGGATCCTTCCCGGTACAACAAGCTCATTCGTCCAGCCACCAATGGCTCAGAGCTGGTGACAGTACAGCTCATGGTGTCCCTGGCCCAGCTCATCAGTGTG CATGAGCGGGAGCAGATCATGACCACCAATGTCTGGCTGACCCAG gAATGGGAGGACTATCGACTCACCTGGAAGCCTGAGGAGTTTGACAACATGAAGAAAGTTCGGCTCCCTTCCAAACACATCTGGCTCCCAGATGTGGTTCTGTACAACAA TGCTGACGGCATGTACGAGGTGTCCTTCTATTCCAACGCCGTGGTCTCCTACGACGGCAGCATCTTCTGGCTGCCGCCCGCCATCTACAAGAGCGCGTGCAAGATCGAAGTGAAGCACTTCCCGTTCGACCAGCAGAACTGCACCATGAAGTTCCGCTCGTGGACCTACGACCGCACGGAGATCGACCTGGTGCTCAAGAGTGACGTGGCCAGCCTGGACGACTTCACCCCCAGCGGCGAGTGGGATATCGTGGCGCTGCCCGGCCGGCGCAACGAGAACCCGGACGACTCCACGTACGTGGACATCACGTACGACTTCATCATCCGCCGCAAGCCGCTCTTCTACACCATCAACCTCATCATCCCCTGCGTGCTCATCACCTCGCTGGCCATCCTCGTCTTCTACCTGCCGTCCGACTGCGGCGAGAAGATGACTCTGTGCATCTCCGTGCTACTGGCACTCACCGTCTTCCTGCTGCTCATCTCCAAGATCGTGCCGCCCACCTCCCTGGACGTGCCGCTCGTCGGCAAGTACCTCATGTTCACCATGGTGCTCGTCACCTTCTCCATCGTCACCAGCGTGTGCGTGCTCAACGTGCACCACCGGTCTCCCAGCACGCACACCATGGCGCCCTGGGTCAAGGTCGTCTTCCTGGAGTGGCTGCCCGCGCTGCTCTTCATGCGGCAGCCGCGGCCCCGCTGCGCTCGCCAGGGCCTGCGCCTGCGGCGGCGGCAGCACGAGCGCGAGGCGGGCGCCCTCCTCTTCCGGGAAGCCCGCGGGGAGCCGCGCTCGGGGCCGGCGCGAGGCGGAGCGGGGGCGGGCGGCTGCGGCCTCCGCGCGGCGGTGGACGGCGTGCGCTTCATCGCGGACCACGTGCGCAGCGAGGACGACGACCAGAGC GTGAGTGAGGACTGGAAGTACGTTGCCATGGTGATCGACCGCCTGTTCCTTTGGATCTTTGTCTTCGTTTGTGTTTTTGGCACCATTGGCATGTTCCTGCAGCCTCTCTTCCAGAACTACTCCACTGCTCCCTTTCTGCACGCAGACCACTCAGCACCCAGCTCCAAGTGA